The window CGCGCGAGGCCGAGGATCTCCTCGAAGGGCCCGGTCAGCAGGTGCCAGTCTTCCGCCTCTATCCCGAATTGATCGGCATAGGCACCGAGCCGCTCGGTGGTGTCCAAGTCAGGTGTGACGCTGTGGGAAACCAGAAGAAGCCTTCCATCTCCGGAAAAAGCGGTACGAACACGTTGCAGATTCCCCCGGGTCGTCGGACAGATTGCGACGCACTGGGTGAAGAAGAAGTTCGCGACCACCACGCGTCCTTCTAGTTCGGCTCGGGTGATCTTGGCCCCCGCCTGGTCAACCAGGGTGAAGTCCCGGATCTGGTGAATTGCCGCGTAATCCTTTGCGCTCTTGTCGATCCACTCCGGCGTCAGCTCAGCGGTCCGGTAGAATGGCAAGCCAGCTGCCCCCGGGGGATCGCTACAACCAGCACCCATGGCGATGAGCGCGAGGATGACCGCACGGGGCGCGAGCGACACCGCTCTTTCAGCAAGCCTCCTCATATCCCCGCCGCCACAGCGACACCTGCCCCGACGCACCCCTTACTGCCGATGAGTCCGAAACGTCGACCGTCCTTGATGACATAGTTGGCCCGGAGCGTTCCATCGGCGTGCCACATCCTTTGTGCACCCGACTCCTGACCGTCGACGTAGTTGAACTCTCGATATGGCAGACCATCGGGGTACCATTCGCGATGTTTTCCCTGAGACAGGCCATCCTTAAAGCGGTACTCGAAGTGCGCTGCACCACCTGCGTACCAGCCCGTGTGCTCGCCGTGTTTTCGACCTTCCCGATAGCTGCGTTCATACCGTACGGCTCCGTTCTCAAACCACGCTTTTGAGCGGCCGTGGCGAAGGCCGTCTAGGTACTCGGACGCTTCCCTCATTCCCCCGTCGGGATACCGCTCGACAAGCCGACCGGTGAAGAGGGCACCATCCAATACGAGTTCTCCCGCCAACCGCTCTAGCCCCGGCACGAGGGAGTTGATCTCTAGGGGCGACACCCGCTCCATCAGCCCGAGCAGCACCGGCGATCCCGCCACCAGGAGACCGAATCCAATAATCATCCGTGATGACATGACCGTCACCTCGTCACAGTGCCGGCGACACCGTAGTAGCCCGCGCCATTGATGTACGGATCGTCCCCGGTGACGTGGTAGTGATACACCCCGTCAGGAAAGTCGTTTGTCGCACCGTAGTGGCCGTGCAGGTCGTCGAGGTCGCTCGACCCCAACATCTGACCATCTTCGAACGGCCCGTATACGGGGAACCCGTCCAGCAGCACCCCAATGAGCGCTTCCTCGCCAACGACGCCGGTGATGCCGAGCGGTTCGACGTGATAGTGGTACACCCCTGTCTGCTGTGGATGTCCGTTGTACTGATCGAACGAGTCGATTTCGAAGGTGAGTGGCCTATTCGGACCCGCGTATTGGTTGAAAATGGCGACGCCGTTCACGGCTACACCGATGGGGCCCAGGGGCGTCGCTGAGATATCCGCAGCGCGCTGTG of the Longimicrobiales bacterium genome contains:
- a CDS encoding SCO family protein, producing the protein MSLAPRAVILALIAMGAGCSDPPGAAGLPFYRTAELTPEWIDKSAKDYAAIHQIRDFTLVDQAGAKITRAELEGRVVVANFFFTQCVAICPTTRGNLQRVRTAFSGDGRLLLVSHSVTPDLDTTERLGAYADQFGIEAEDWHLLTGPFEEILGLARSSYFVNLQDGSGYGVPSMAHTENVVLLDPEMRIRGVYNGTLPTDIARLIEDATLLLGM
- a CDS encoding YHYH protein, producing the protein PGDNRDLQSTEVGMGSPALTDVLPVIVAIALALIACESDTGLSVGVDGPEDVSIDITPILGHFGSEVEVSIDGDQVVIRSNGVPNHGSPYFDTGSIQYEAYTGSNQGFQLNPNRIAEQQWTFRVPVLAQRAADISATPLGPIGVAVNGVAIFNQYAGPNRPLTFEIDSFDQYNGHPQQTGVYHYHVEPLGITGVVGEEALIGVLLDGFPVYGPFEDGQMLGSSDLDDLHGHYGATNDFPDGVYHYHVTGDDPYINGAGYYGVAGTVTR